The following are encoded in a window of Spea bombifrons isolate aSpeBom1 chromosome 2, aSpeBom1.2.pri, whole genome shotgun sequence genomic DNA:
- the SESN3 gene encoding sestrin-3 isoform X1, translated as MNRGSPDTLCNSSSDYLICSNCHKVLRKDKKIITSQPSSGPSAFIPEKEFDQGNDVDKLTNRLVEEYSTSGRLDNITQVMSLHPQYLESFLRTQFYMMRMDGPLPYHYRHYIAIMAAARHQCVYLINMHVDEFLNTGGSSEWLNGLEYIPQRLKNLNEINKLLAHRPWLITKEHIQKLVKTGENNWSLAELVHAVVLLAQYHALASFVFGSGINPERDPDASNGIHPVERNKFCVCDLANDNNIENTSLTSNNVEQNLDSESELEALMERMKKLQEEKEEEEASQEEMATRFEKEKKESLLVVSGAFDDDVVSMSNASRYIEDPGFGYKDFARRGEEHLPTFRAQDYSWEDHGFSLVNRLYSDIGHLLDDKFRMVYNLTYNTMATHEDVDTTMLRRALFNYVHCMFGIRYDDYDYGEVNQLLERSLKVYIKTVTCYPERATRRMYDGYWRQFKHSEKVHVNLLLMEARMQAELLYALRAITRHLT; from the exons TTTGACCAAGGAAACGATGTGGACAAACTCACCAACCGACTGGTGGAGGAATACAGCACATCTGGCCGTCTGGATAACATCACCCAAGTGATGAGTCTGCACCCCCAGTACCTGGAGTCTTTCCTCCGGACGCAGTTCTACATGATGCGCATGGACGGTCCCCTACCCTACCATTACAGGCACTACATAGCCATTATG GCGGCCGCCAGGCACCAGTGCGTCTACTTGATAAACATGCACGTCGATGAGTTCTTGAACACGGGCGGATCGTCGGAGTGGCTGAATGGTTTGGAATACATACCCCAGAGGCTAAAAAATCTAAACGAAATCAACAAACTTCTGGCGCACAGACCCTGGCTGATCACAAAAGAGCACATACAG aaattggtaaagACGGGAGAGAATAACTGGTCGCTGGCCGAGCTGGTCCACGCCGTGGTGTTGCTGGCCCAGTACCACGCGCTGGCGAGTTTTGTCTTTGGCAGCGGCATAAACCCGGAGAGAGACCCGGATGCTTCAAACGGCATCCACCCGGTGGAAAGAAACAAGTTCTGTGTCTGCGATCTCGCCAACGACAACAACATTGAGAACACAAGTCTCACGAGTAACAACGTCGAG CAGAATCTGGATTCTGAAAGCGAGCTAGAGGCTCTGATGGAAAGAATGAAGAAGCTGCaggaggaaaaggaagaggaggaggcaTCCCAGGAAGAGATGGCCACCCGCTtcgagaaagaaaagaaagaaagtctACTTGTGGTTTCTGGAG CTTTTGACGACGACGTGGTTTCCATGTCCAATGCCTCCCGGTACATTGAAGATCCTGGGTTTGGATATAAAGACTTTGCCAGGCGTGGAGAGGAACACCTGCCTACATTCCGAGCTCAG GACTACTCGTGGGAAGATCATGGCTTCTCCCTCGTGAACAGACTTTATTCCGACATCGGACACCTCTTGGATGACAAGTTTCGCATGGTCTATAATCTCACGTACAACACCATGGCTACGCACGAGGATGTGGATACCACCATGCTGAGAAGAGCTCTATTCAATTATGTCCACTGCATGTTCGGCATCAG GTACGATGACTATGATTACGGGGAAGTTAATCAGTTGCTCGAGAGAAGCTTGAAGGTTTACATTAAAACAGTGACCTGTTACCCCGAACGGGCAACCAGGCGAATGTACGACGGGTACTGGCGCCAGTTCAAGCACTCGGAGAAG GTCCATGTGAACTTGCTCCTGATGGAAGCCCGCATGCAAGCAGAACTTCTCTATGCACTCCGCGCTATAACCCGTCACTTGACCTGA
- the SESN3 gene encoding sestrin-3 isoform X2, whose translation MNRGSPDTLCNSSSDYLICSNCHKVLRKDKKIITSQPSSGPSAFIPEKEFDQGNDVDKLTNRLVEEYSTSGRLDNITQVMSLHPQYLESFLRTQFYMMRMDGPLPYHYRHYIAIMAAARHQCVYLINMHVDEFLNTGGSSEWLNGLEYIPQRLKNLNEINKLLAHRPWLITKEHIQKLVKTGENNWSLAELVHAVVLLAQYHALASFVFGSGINPERDPDASNGIHPVERNKFCVCDLANDNNIENTSLTSNNVENLDSESELEALMERMKKLQEEKEEEEASQEEMATRFEKEKKESLLVVSGAFDDDVVSMSNASRYIEDPGFGYKDFARRGEEHLPTFRAQDYSWEDHGFSLVNRLYSDIGHLLDDKFRMVYNLTYNTMATHEDVDTTMLRRALFNYVHCMFGIRYDDYDYGEVNQLLERSLKVYIKTVTCYPERATRRMYDGYWRQFKHSEKVHVNLLLMEARMQAELLYALRAITRHLT comes from the exons TTTGACCAAGGAAACGATGTGGACAAACTCACCAACCGACTGGTGGAGGAATACAGCACATCTGGCCGTCTGGATAACATCACCCAAGTGATGAGTCTGCACCCCCAGTACCTGGAGTCTTTCCTCCGGACGCAGTTCTACATGATGCGCATGGACGGTCCCCTACCCTACCATTACAGGCACTACATAGCCATTATG GCGGCCGCCAGGCACCAGTGCGTCTACTTGATAAACATGCACGTCGATGAGTTCTTGAACACGGGCGGATCGTCGGAGTGGCTGAATGGTTTGGAATACATACCCCAGAGGCTAAAAAATCTAAACGAAATCAACAAACTTCTGGCGCACAGACCCTGGCTGATCACAAAAGAGCACATACAG aaattggtaaagACGGGAGAGAATAACTGGTCGCTGGCCGAGCTGGTCCACGCCGTGGTGTTGCTGGCCCAGTACCACGCGCTGGCGAGTTTTGTCTTTGGCAGCGGCATAAACCCGGAGAGAGACCCGGATGCTTCAAACGGCATCCACCCGGTGGAAAGAAACAAGTTCTGTGTCTGCGATCTCGCCAACGACAACAACATTGAGAACACAAGTCTCACGAGTAACAACGTCGAG AATCTGGATTCTGAAAGCGAGCTAGAGGCTCTGATGGAAAGAATGAAGAAGCTGCaggaggaaaaggaagaggaggaggcaTCCCAGGAAGAGATGGCCACCCGCTtcgagaaagaaaagaaagaaagtctACTTGTGGTTTCTGGAG CTTTTGACGACGACGTGGTTTCCATGTCCAATGCCTCCCGGTACATTGAAGATCCTGGGTTTGGATATAAAGACTTTGCCAGGCGTGGAGAGGAACACCTGCCTACATTCCGAGCTCAG GACTACTCGTGGGAAGATCATGGCTTCTCCCTCGTGAACAGACTTTATTCCGACATCGGACACCTCTTGGATGACAAGTTTCGCATGGTCTATAATCTCACGTACAACACCATGGCTACGCACGAGGATGTGGATACCACCATGCTGAGAAGAGCTCTATTCAATTATGTCCACTGCATGTTCGGCATCAG GTACGATGACTATGATTACGGGGAAGTTAATCAGTTGCTCGAGAGAAGCTTGAAGGTTTACATTAAAACAGTGACCTGTTACCCCGAACGGGCAACCAGGCGAATGTACGACGGGTACTGGCGCCAGTTCAAGCACTCGGAGAAG GTCCATGTGAACTTGCTCCTGATGGAAGCCCGCATGCAAGCAGAACTTCTCTATGCACTCCGCGCTATAACCCGTCACTTGACCTGA